In one window of Oryza sativa Japonica Group chromosome 9, ASM3414082v1 DNA:
- the LOC4346689 gene encoding probable disease resistance protein At5g63020 yields MASNHHSQSIFSAVLCSFGNCLQLNIAYAFKPEEVLVKLTEFNRRLEARSDDIKLMISMAGSKQQTCKHEVLDWLQTVELARTEVDAILQDYSKRSKHLISNFNISRRASDKLEELVDLYDRGSFEVVSVDGPLPSIEEKPIREKLVGMHLNVMKVLSYLLDAKIRLIGIWGMGGVGKTIFLKVINNQFLGVVDNMPFDHIMCVAAARGCVLENLQMNIAEKLGLLSKQGDSIESRAATIFNHLKNKNFLLLLDDLWEHVDLLEVGIPPPNESKIQKVVFATRSEEICCVMEADKRIKLECLQPDEAWELFKYSATEETICADMPIENVAKRVCAKCRGLPLALITVGRSMRAKRTWREWENALSTFDESTQLLEASEMKVINPILSTLRISYDNLENDQLKECFLVCLLWPEGYSIWTVDLVNCWIGLGLVPVGRTINDSHNIGLSRIEKLKRLCLLEEGDIKQSEVRLHDIIRDMALWIASDYKGKKDSWLLKAGHRLRNVLSCEVDFKRWKGATRISLMCNFLDSLPSEPISSDLSVLVLQQNFHLKDIPPSLCASMAALRYLDLSWTQIEQLPREVCSLVNLQCLNLADSHIACLPENFGDLKNLRFLNLSYTNHLRNIPSGVISSLSMLKILYLYQSKYSGFELELSKNITGRNDEFSLGELRCFHTGLSLGITVRSVGALRTLSLLPDAYVHLLGVEQLEGESTVSLKLQSTVTVVNFRMCLGVEELSIELDNGQDPEKSIPQLEYLTFWRLPKLSSVKIGVELLYIRMLCIVENNGLGDITWVLKLPQLEHLDLSFCSKLNSVLANAENGERRDASRVHCLSRLRILQLNHLPSLESICTFKLVCPCLEYIDVFGCPLLKELPFQFQPDNGGFARLKQIRGEEQWWNSLRWDGDATRNMLLPFYKVFDKNLETFEPALGTNPFVQASGSFFAHRKPMMRTAIQFSSYLSLLFGAQVASTN; encoded by the coding sequence ATGGCTTCCAATCATCATTCGCAATCAATTTTCTCGGCCGTGCTTTGCAGCTTCGGCAACTGTTTGCAACTGAATATTGCGTATGCTTTCAAACCTGAAGAGGTTCTTGTCAAGCTCACTGAATTCAATAGAAGGTTGGAGGCTAGGAGTGATGACATAAAACTAATGATCAGTATGGCTGGGAGCAAACAACAAACCTGTAAGCATGAAGTGCTAGATTGGCTTCAAACAGTTGAGCTGGCCCGAACTGAAGTTGATGCAATACTGCAAGATTATAGCAAAAGATCCAAACACCTGATCTCAAATTTCAACATCAGCAGGAGAGCCTCTGACAAACTGGAGGAATTGGTTGACCTGTATGACAGAGGTTCTTTTGAAGTTGTATCTGTTGATGGACCTCTACCTTCCATTGAGGAGAAGCCTATCAGGGAAAAATTGGTTGGAATGCATTTAAATGTGATGAAAGTTCTGAGCTATCTACTTGATGCAAAAATCAGGTTAATTGGCATATGGGGCATGGGGGGAGTAGGAAAGACAATCTTCTTGAAGGTCATCAATAACCAGTTTCTTGGTGTTGTTGACAATATGCCCTTTGATCATATTATGTGTGTTGCAGCAGCCAGGGGTTGCGTCCTGGAAAATCTTCAGATGAACATAGCAGAGAAGCTGGGATTGCTCTCGAAGCAGGGAGATAGCATAGAATCTCGTGCCGCAACCATCTTCAACCATCTGAAGAACAAGAACTTTTTGCTGCTCCTGGATGACCTTTGGGAGCACGTTGATCTTCTAGAGGTTGGCATTCCACCTCCAAATGAATCGAAGATCCAGAAAGTAGTCTTTGCTACTCGCTCTGAGGAAATTTGTTGTGTGATGGAAGCCGATAAAAGAATCAAACTGGAATGTTTGCAGCCTGATGAGGCATGGGAGCTGTTCAAATACAGTGCTACAGAAGAAACAATATGTGCAGATATGCCGATAGAAAATGTCGCGAAAAGAGTTTGTGCAAAATGCCGTGGTTTGCCTTTGGCACTAATCACTGTTGGGAGGTCCATGCGTGCAAAGAGAACGTGGCGCGAGTGGGAGAATGCCCTGTCAACTTTTGATGAGAGCACTCAGCTTTTGGAAGCTTCAGAGATGAAGGTCATTAACCCTATTCTGAGCACCCTGAGGATTTCCTATGACAATTTGGAGAATGATCAGCTGAAAGAATGTTTTCTGGTTTGCTTGCTATGGCCTGAAGGCTATTCAATTTGGACAGTTGATCTTGTGAATTGTTGGATTGGTTTGGGTCTCGTCCCTGTCGGTAGAACAATCAATGATAGCCATAACATTGGATTATCACGAATTGAGAAGTTGAAAAGATTGTGCTTACTGGAGGAAGGTGATATCAAACAATCAGAGGTACGACTCCATGATATTATCCGTGATATGGCCCTCTGGATTGCCTCGGACTATAAGGGCAAGAAGGATAGCTGGCTACTGAAGGCTGGGCACCGATTAAGAAATGTGTTAAGCTGTGAAGTTGATTTCAAGAGATGGAAGGGTGCCACAAGAATATCACTGATGTGCAACTTCTTAGATTCTCTGCCATCAGAGCCGATCAGTTCTGACCTATCTGTGTTAGTTCTGCAGCAAAATTTCCATTTAAAGGATATCCCACCATCCCTTTGTGCAAGCATGGCTGCTCTCAGGTATTTGGACCTTAGCTGGACACAGATTGAACAGCTGCCCAGAGAAGTTTGTTCATTAGTAAACCTTCAGTGCTTAAACCTTGCTGATTCACACATAGCATGTCTGCCGGAAAATTTCGGTGACCTGAAGAACTTACGGTTCTTGAACCTCAGCTACACTAACCATCTTAGGAACATACCCAGTGGTGTTATATCTAGTCTGTCCATGCTGAAAATATTGTACTTATACCAGAGTAAGTACTCAGGCTTTGAATTGGAGTTGAGCAAAAACATTACGGGCAGAAATGATGAATTCAGTTTAGGAGAGCTGAGATGCTTTCACACAGGGCTATCCCTGGGTATTACTGTGAGAAGTGTTGGTGCTCTTCGCACACTATCGCTGCTTCCTGATGCCTACGTACACCTTCTTGGCGTAGAACAACTGGAAGGGGAGTCCACTGTGAGCCTGAAGCTGCAGAGTACCGTCACGGTGGTAAACTTCAGGATGTGCCTCGGTGTAGAAGAATTGTCAATCGAACTTGACAATGGCCAAGATCCAGAGAAATCCATTCCGCAGTTGGAGTACCTCACCTTCTGGCGCTTGCCCAAGTTGTCTTCCGTGAAGATTGGTGTGGAGCTCCTCTACATCCGAATGCTATGTATCGTTGAGAACAATGGGCTTGGCGACATCACCTGGGTGCTCAAACTTCCGCAGCTGGAGCATCTTGATCTGTCATTCTGCAGCAAGCTTAACTCGGTCTTAGCCAACGcagaaaatggagagagaagagatgcCAGCAGAGTCCATTGCCTGTCAAGACTCAGGATATTACAGTTAAACCACCTGCCGAGCTTGGAATCAATCTGCACATTTAAGCTGGTCTGCCCTTGTTTGGAATACATAGATGTGTTTGGCTGCCCATTGCTGAAGGAGCTCCCGTTCCAGTTCCAGCCAGACAACGGTGGCTTTGCTCGGTTGAAGCAGATCCGTGGAGAAGAACAATGGTGGAACAGTCTGCGGTGGGACGGTGATGCCACCCGTAATATGTTGTTGCCATTTTACAAGGTGTTTGACAAGAACCTAGAGACTTTTGAGCCAGCTCTTGGCACCAATCCGTTCGTCCAAGCTTCAGGGTCATTCTTCGCACATCGCAAACCAATGATGAGGACGGCTATTCAGTTCTCGTCATATCTCTCGCTGCTCTTTGGAGCACAGGTGGCATCGACCAATTAA